A stretch of Sulfitobacter sp. THAF37 DNA encodes these proteins:
- a CDS encoding MarR family winged helix-turn-helix transcriptional regulator produces MPDEFDTSGASDNRRGKHPVADGIEDVITFKLHTLCVIQDRSASQWADSMFDLSIASWRVLAVIRAHQPTRAGDVAEILLMDKSQLSRVIKQLTAARLIVDTTDPNDGRAVALKLTAKGTTLYGRVMTHVLERNEKVLAPLTVEEVGAFDAILDKLIVHSRAMLEHRP; encoded by the coding sequence ATGCCAGACGAATTTGACACTTCGGGCGCGTCCGATAACCGGCGCGGCAAGCATCCCGTCGCGGACGGGATTGAGGATGTCATCACGTTCAAGCTGCACACACTCTGCGTCATTCAGGACCGTTCGGCGAGCCAATGGGCGGACTCAATGTTCGACCTGAGCATCGCAAGCTGGCGTGTGCTGGCTGTGATCCGGGCCCATCAACCCACACGGGCCGGCGATGTCGCCGAGATTTTGCTGATGGACAAGAGCCAGTTGAGCAGGGTGATCAAGCAGTTGACCGCTGCGCGGCTCATCGTCGATACAACGGACCCCAATGATGGGCGTGCGGTGGCGCTGAAACTGACCGCAAAGGGCACGACGCTGTATGGCCGCGTCATGACACATGTGCTGGAACGGAACGAAAAGGTGCTCGCCCCTCTGACGGTAGAGGAGGTCGGAGCCTTCGATGCGATCCTGGACAAGCTGATCGTCCATTCGCGGGCGATGCTGGAACATCGCCCTTAA